A genome region from Arachis duranensis cultivar V14167 chromosome 8, aradu.V14167.gnm2.J7QH, whole genome shotgun sequence includes the following:
- the LOC107462535 gene encoding vesicle-associated protein 4-1 isoform X1 yields the protein MAIAGGAHTPRSEANLFRFCPFWSSGNASSSSSLSSSAHNNHNHRSEGNNTATSASASSSSSSSSSAKTVSAVARSLFPPRRRLRLDPSSCLYFPYEPGKQVRSAVRLKNTSKSYVAFKFQTTAPKSCYMRPPGGIIAPGESLIATVFKFVEQPENNEKMSDQKNKVKFKIMSLKVKEGVDYVPELFDEQKDLVSVERILKVVFIDPERPSPALEKLKRQLNEADTAVEARKKPPPAEAGPRVVAEGLVIDEWKERRERYLARQQVQAVDSV from the exons ATGGCAATCGCCGGCGGCGCCCACACGCCGCGCTCCGAAGCTAACCTCTTCAGGTTCTGCCCCTTCTGGAGCTCCGGcaacgcttcttcttcttcttctctatctTCTTCAGCTCACAACAACCATAACCACCGCTCCGAAGGGAACAACACTGCTACTTCTGCTTctgcgtcttcttcttcttcttcttcttcttctgccaAAACAGTGTCGGCGGTGGCGAGGTCGCTGTTCCCTCCACGTCGAAGGCTCCGTCTCGATCCTTCAAGCTGCCTCTACTTTCCAT ATGAACCGGGGAAACAGGTTAGGAGTGCGGTTCGTTTGAAAAACACAAGCAAGTCGTATGTTGCTTTCAAG TTTCAAACTACGGCACCAAAGAGTTGTTACATGAGGCCTCCTGGTGGTATTATTGCTCCTGGTGAAAGCTTGATTGCAACCG TGTTTAAGTTTGTGGAGCAACCTGAGAACAATGAAAAGATGTCAGACCAGAAGAACAAGGTGAAGTTCAAAATCATGAGTCTCAAAGTGAAAGAAGGAGTGGACTACGTACCTGAGCTG TTTGACGAACAAAAGGATCTAGTCTCAGTGGAACGAATCTTGAAGGTTGTATTTATTGATCCAGAAAGGCCTAGTCCT GCTTTGGAAAAACTGAAGAGACAGCTTAATGAAGCTGATACTGCAGTTGAGGCTCGAAAGAAGCCGCCTCCTGCGGAGGCAGGTCCTCGTGTTGTAGCTGAAGGACTTGTAATTGATGAATGG aaagaaagaagggagagGTACTTGGCCAGGCAACAAGTTCAAGCAGTAGATTCAGTGTGA
- the LOC107462535 gene encoding vesicle-associated protein 4-1 isoform X2, with protein sequence MAIAGGAHTPRSEANLFRFCPFWSSGNASSSSSLSSSAHNNHNHRSEGNNTATSASASSSSSSSSSAKTVSAVARSLFPPRRRLRLDPSSCLYFPYEPGKQVRSAVRLKNTSKSYVAFKFQTTAPKSCYMRPPGGIIAPGESLIATVFKFVEQPENNEKMSDQKNKVKFKIMSLKVKEGVDYVPELPCMEHGFYFFKPGKDNSTQHGLLLKLAISFLWRIRRTHNVQTFHYWLM encoded by the exons ATGGCAATCGCCGGCGGCGCCCACACGCCGCGCTCCGAAGCTAACCTCTTCAGGTTCTGCCCCTTCTGGAGCTCCGGcaacgcttcttcttcttcttctctatctTCTTCAGCTCACAACAACCATAACCACCGCTCCGAAGGGAACAACACTGCTACTTCTGCTTctgcgtcttcttcttcttcttcttcttcttctgccaAAACAGTGTCGGCGGTGGCGAGGTCGCTGTTCCCTCCACGTCGAAGGCTCCGTCTCGATCCTTCAAGCTGCCTCTACTTTCCAT ATGAACCGGGGAAACAGGTTAGGAGTGCGGTTCGTTTGAAAAACACAAGCAAGTCGTATGTTGCTTTCAAG TTTCAAACTACGGCACCAAAGAGTTGTTACATGAGGCCTCCTGGTGGTATTATTGCTCCTGGTGAAAGCTTGATTGCAACCG TGTTTAAGTTTGTGGAGCAACCTGAGAACAATGAAAAGATGTCAGACCAGAAGAACAAGGTGAAGTTCAAAATCATGAGTCTCAAAGTGAAAGAAGGAGTGGACTACGTACCTGAGCTG CCTTGCATGGAGCatggattttatttctttaagcCAGGAAAAGATAACTCAACTCAACATGGGTTGCTTCTTAAGTTGGCAATCAGCTTTCTTTGGAGAATTCGAAGGACTCATAATGTGCAGACATTTCATTACTGGTTAATGTAA
- the LOC107462536 gene encoding uncharacterized protein LOC107462536 gives MAPRALWSSCFGKHLHNGGVAEGTAADGGVAAAGPVMVEMFTSQGCGTSPAADLVLSRLGRGDFQLGFPVVLLAYHVDYWDYVGWKDPFGSSQWTVRQKAYVQALGLDTIFTPQVIVQGQAHCIGNDENALIEAINSVPRFPAPTFQATFRRPTSDALEVMLTGALRMKVDSNGVAVMVALYENGLVTDCPRGENKGRVLSNDYVVRKLEKLCNVVDLPPKKTVSGTITFPLWSSFNSSKCGLALFIQTNTHQIFGSQNFHLPEDI, from the exons ATGGCGCCGCGGGCACTCTGGTCATCATGCTTCGGAAAGCACCTCCACAACGGCGGGGTTGCGGAGGGTACGGCGGCGGACGGCGGCGTAGCGGCGGCGGGCCCGGTGATGGTGGAGATGTTCACGTCCCAGGGGTGCGGGACATCGCCGGCGGCAGACCTGGTGCTGTCGCGGCTGGGGAGGGGGGACTTCCAGCTGGGCTTTCCGGTGGTGCTTCTGGCCTACCACGTGGATTATTGGGACTATGTGGGCTGGAAGGACCCATTTGGATCAAGCCAGTGGACGGTTAGACAAAAAGCTTACGTTCAGGCCCTTGGGCTTGATACCATATTCACACCACAGGTCATAGTCCAAGGCCAGGCCCATTGCATAGGAAATGACGAGAATGCCCTCATTGAAGCCATCAACTCTGTACCCAGGTTCCCTGCTCCTACATTCCAG GCAACTTTCAGAAGGCCTACATCAGATGCATTGGAAGTAATGCTGACAGGTGCATTGAGGATGAAAGTGGACAGCAATGGTGTAGCTGTGATGGTGGCATTGTATGAAAACGGTTTGGTCACTGACTGCCCAAGAGGGGAGAACAAAGGTCGTGTTCTTTCCAATGACTATGTTGTCAGAAAACTTGAAAAGCTATGCAATGTGGTAGACCTTCCTCCAAAGAAGACAGTATCAGGAACAATCACTTTCCCCTTGTGGAGTTCCTTCAACAGCAGCAAGTGTGGCCTAGCACTCTTTATTCAAACCAACACTCATCAAATCTTCGGTTCACAGAATTTTCACCTCCCAGAAGATATATGA